One genomic region from Prochlorococcus marinus str. SB encodes:
- a CDS encoding DUF3531 family protein: protein MNIIFREVDPFNCWIWIRFSESPTQDEKNYLDGVFDSWYVLGRLGGFNSENLQTHEEGSDLSWMSYDNDQKNASLPALMHNLGIMEYQNLWGRCWVDFGTSDSISIDILINSLNEISNNYVKIEELIIGGENNDWAIEQHEDLVFKD, encoded by the coding sequence ATGAATATTATTTTTAGGGAAGTTGATCCTTTTAATTGTTGGATATGGATCAGATTTTCAGAATCACCAACTCAAGATGAAAAAAATTATCTAGATGGTGTTTTTGATAGTTGGTACGTTTTGGGAAGGTTAGGTGGATTTAATTCTGAAAATTTGCAAACTCATGAAGAAGGTTCCGATTTAAGTTGGATGTCCTACGATAATGACCAAAAAAATGCATCTCTTCCCGCCTTAATGCATAATTTAGGAATTATGGAATATCAAAATCTTTGGGGAAGATGTTGGGTTGATTTTGGAACTTCAGACTCCATTTCAATAGACATATTAATTAATTCTTTGAATGAGATATCAAATAATTATGTAAAAATTGAAGAGTTAATTATTGGGGGTGAAAATAATGATTGGGCAATTGAACAACATGAAGATTTAGTTTTCAAAGATTAA
- the nrdJ gene encoding ribonucleoside-triphosphate reductase, adenosylcobalamin-dependent, translating to MTVAPNKASSESNSNNLKKDDFPKTAPAAYPVFFRSYSRKTSSGKRENWSEVGERNLSGLKELGKLSEEELILMKEMQSNQKAQPSGRWLWIGGTPWINKNQNFSGAYNCTSTNLIDWEAFALMMDLAMMGCGTGAIIEPHFINNLPTVINKIKIKSVSEVGITPKDQREEKSSLEIKGKDLHIKVGDSRRGWVDSYKYLLEASSNESLEREIDVYINLEDIRPAGESLKGFGGMANPIKLKDLYSRVASLLGKAIGRKLSTVECCLLIDEAAVTIVAGNIRRSAGMRQFASDDKEAASAKENLWSQDENGNWRIDPEKDALRMANHTRVYHTKPTYQTVLDAVTKQFHSGEGAIQFAPEAIARSNADILKDDELRKEFIEIYSEQGKDEARNWINSSYGPFSEEELDHRMSRYGLNPCGEILGNDFHCNLAEVHLNQIDPENFEEQKKAFKAAALSVACLLNHEFEVERYRKSREYDPIVGVSFTGLFDFCVHAFGTPWLKWWEAGRPNSEEGNAFKEKEAKFLDSWRKIVKETVWEYCDKHNLRRPNRCTTVQPAGTKSLLTGAAPGWHPPKAQRFIRRITFRKNDPIALACMDYGYSVVPSQSDKDENGCLLDNPFDPRCTEWLVEIPTEVSWANIEGADQIDINNFSALAQFDFYMQVQKFYTEHNTSATVEFKENEIEDLAKAIHNAIENNQGYISAALLARFSANATFPRLPFEPISKEEYISLQNKVIERKVNNDFFDALNKYDVGELSEAGPAGCDSDKCLLPLAKPKD from the coding sequence GTGACTGTTGCACCAAATAAAGCTTCTTCAGAGAGCAATTCCAATAATCTTAAAAAAGATGATTTTCCAAAGACTGCGCCAGCTGCTTATCCAGTTTTTTTCAGATCTTATAGTAGAAAAACTTCATCTGGCAAAAGAGAGAACTGGAGCGAAGTGGGCGAAAGGAATTTATCGGGATTAAAAGAATTAGGAAAACTTTCTGAAGAAGAATTAATCCTAATGAAAGAGATGCAAAGTAACCAAAAAGCTCAGCCTTCGGGAAGATGGTTATGGATAGGCGGAACCCCTTGGATTAATAAGAACCAAAATTTCTCAGGAGCATACAACTGTACCTCAACAAACTTAATTGATTGGGAAGCCTTCGCATTAATGATGGACTTAGCAATGATGGGATGTGGAACAGGTGCAATAATTGAGCCTCATTTTATAAATAATCTACCTACGGTAATTAACAAAATAAAAATTAAATCAGTCAGTGAAGTTGGAATAACTCCTAAAGATCAAAGAGAAGAAAAGTCATCATTAGAAATTAAAGGAAAAGATCTTCATATCAAAGTTGGGGATAGCAGAAGAGGATGGGTAGATAGCTATAAATATCTTCTTGAGGCATCAAGTAACGAGAGTCTTGAAAGAGAAATTGATGTTTATATTAATTTGGAAGATATTAGGCCTGCTGGAGAATCATTAAAAGGTTTTGGTGGTATGGCAAATCCTATCAAATTGAAAGATCTTTACTCCAGAGTCGCATCACTTCTTGGAAAGGCAATTGGTAGGAAATTAAGTACAGTAGAGTGTTGTTTATTAATTGATGAAGCTGCAGTAACCATAGTTGCTGGGAATATAAGAAGAAGTGCTGGAATGAGACAATTTGCTTCAGATGATAAGGAAGCCGCATCAGCAAAAGAAAATTTATGGAGTCAAGATGAGAATGGTAATTGGAGAATAGATCCTGAAAAAGATGCCCTCAGGATGGCTAATCATACTAGGGTTTATCATACAAAACCTACTTACCAAACTGTTTTGGATGCCGTAACAAAACAATTCCACTCAGGTGAGGGAGCTATTCAATTTGCTCCAGAAGCAATCGCAAGGTCAAATGCAGATATTCTCAAAGATGACGAATTGAGAAAGGAATTTATTGAAATCTACTCAGAGCAAGGTAAGGATGAAGCGAGAAATTGGATAAATAGCAGTTATGGTCCATTCTCTGAAGAAGAGCTAGACCACAGGATGAGCCGATACGGACTTAACCCTTGTGGTGAGATCTTGGGAAATGATTTCCACTGCAATTTGGCTGAAGTTCATTTAAATCAGATAGATCCTGAAAATTTTGAAGAGCAAAAAAAAGCTTTTAAGGCGGCAGCTCTTTCTGTAGCATGCTTACTTAATCATGAATTTGAAGTTGAGCGTTACAGAAAAAGTAGGGAATATGATCCTATTGTAGGAGTAAGTTTCACTGGATTATTTGATTTTTGTGTCCATGCCTTTGGGACGCCATGGTTGAAATGGTGGGAAGCAGGAAGGCCAAATAGCGAAGAAGGGAATGCCTTCAAAGAAAAGGAAGCTAAATTCTTAGATTCTTGGAGAAAGATAGTAAAAGAAACTGTATGGGAATATTGTGATAAGCATAATCTAAGGAGACCAAATAGATGCACAACAGTTCAGCCTGCTGGGACTAAAAGTCTTTTAACAGGCGCAGCTCCAGGATGGCACCCGCCAAAGGCTCAAAGATTCATTAGGAGAATAACTTTCAGAAAAAATGATCCAATCGCTTTAGCTTGCATGGATTATGGTTACTCAGTTGTTCCATCTCAATCTGATAAAGATGAAAATGGCTGCTTGCTCGATAATCCATTTGATCCAAGATGCACCGAATGGCTGGTTGAAATCCCTACAGAAGTTAGTTGGGCAAATATAGAGGGTGCAGACCAAATAGACATTAATAATTTCTCAGCATTAGCTCAATTTGATTTTTACATGCAAGTGCAGAAATTTTACACAGAGCATAATACCTCAGCAACCGTAGAATTTAAAGAAAATGAAATCGAGGATTTAGCGAAAGCTATTCATAATGCGATAGAAAACAATCAAGGATATATTTCGGCAGCATTACTTGCTCGATTTAGTGCCAACGCTACTTTCCCGAGATTACCTTTTGAGCCAATAAGTAAAGAGGAATATATTTCATTGCAAAATAAAGTAATAGAGAGGAAAGTTAATAACGATTTCTTTGATGCTCTTAATAAATATGATGTTGGAGAACTATCTGAAGCAGGACCAGCAGGTTGTGATTCAGATAAGTGCCTACTTCCTTTGGCAAAACCAAAAGATTAA
- a CDS encoding GDSL-type esterase/lipase family protein codes for MISFPKQLVVIGDSSVYGWGDNEGGGWCERLRKDWCNNHNGPVIYQLGVRGDGIEKVSSRWEKEWSSRGETRRNKPKAILLNVGLNDTAVIGQINGRHQLDIDGFGYGLERLINEMNSQTNVFVIGLTPVDESKMPFAGCLWYSNDFCNSYERRMEEVCLNQNVPFLPTFREMYSDKRSKNWITHDGIHLNSEGHFWLFQRLKSWEILTKWKES; via the coding sequence GTGATTAGTTTCCCGAAACAGCTAGTTGTAATTGGAGATAGCTCAGTTTATGGATGGGGAGATAATGAGGGTGGTGGATGGTGTGAGAGGCTTAGAAAAGATTGGTGCAATAACCACAATGGGCCAGTTATCTATCAACTTGGCGTTAGGGGAGATGGGATAGAAAAAGTTTCATCTAGATGGGAAAAAGAATGGTCATCTAGAGGAGAAACTAGAAGAAATAAACCTAAAGCAATCCTATTAAATGTAGGTCTTAACGATACTGCAGTAATTGGTCAGATAAATGGAAGACATCAATTAGATATAGATGGATTTGGATATGGATTAGAGAGGTTAATTAATGAAATGAACTCTCAAACAAATGTATTTGTTATTGGTCTGACACCAGTTGACGAAAGCAAAATGCCGTTTGCAGGATGTCTATGGTACTCAAATGATTTTTGTAATTCTTATGAAAGGAGGATGGAGGAAGTATGCCTCAATCAGAATGTCCCATTTCTTCCTACTTTTAGAGAAATGTACTCTGATAAAAGGAGTAAAAATTGGATTACGCATGATGGAATTCATCTAAATTCCGAAGGTCATTTCTGGCTTTTCCAAAGACTTAAAAGCTGGGAGATTCTCACAAAATGGAAGGAATCCTAA
- a CDS encoding 16S rRNA (uracil(1498)-N(3))-methyltransferase encodes MEDLTRLIISHERIENIKNKNLQLSKEEAHYLNKVMRIKNGNEIFIANGEGSLWKAVKVKNDCLEIIQLKKPYLFQEQEIYLLGIAVVIPKSGFEDILKMCTEIGIDYIQPLFSERQVNKNLNFSRKLLRWNSIIKEAVEQSERLWKPSILNGVDIIEWLKIRNNQERVSISVTREETIYDLNQWLRKQQEFENKKGGIFWNVIGPEGGWSSKEIDFFNKNNITFVKLSDTILRTSTASINASSILNQWRIDLKLSK; translated from the coding sequence ATGGAAGACTTAACAAGATTAATTATTTCCCATGAGAGAATTGAAAATATTAAGAATAAAAACTTACAACTTTCAAAAGAAGAAGCTCATTATTTAAATAAAGTAATGAGGATAAAAAATGGTAATGAAATATTTATAGCTAATGGAGAAGGTTCATTATGGAAAGCTGTAAAAGTTAAAAATGATTGTTTAGAAATAATTCAATTAAAAAAACCTTACTTATTTCAAGAACAAGAAATTTACTTATTAGGAATAGCTGTTGTTATACCTAAAAGTGGTTTTGAGGATATTTTAAAAATGTGTACTGAAATAGGAATTGATTATATTCAGCCATTATTTTCAGAAAGACAGGTAAACAAAAATTTAAATTTTTCGAGAAAACTTTTGAGATGGAATTCAATTATTAAAGAAGCAGTTGAGCAAAGTGAGAGATTATGGAAACCATCTATTTTAAATGGTGTGGATATTATTGAATGGCTAAAAATTAGAAATAATCAAGAAAGAGTTTCAATTTCCGTAACTAGAGAAGAAACTATATATGACTTAAATCAATGGTTAAGAAAACAGCAAGAATTTGAGAATAAAAAAGGAGGTATTTTTTGGAATGTAATTGGCCCTGAAGGAGGTTGGTCCTCTAAAGAAATTGATTTTTTTAATAAAAATAATATTACCTTTGTTAAACTTTCCGATACTATCTTAAGAACTTCAACAGCTAGTATTAACGCATCATCAATTCTAAATCAATGGAGAATTGATTTGAAATTAAGTAAATAA
- a CDS encoding peptide chain release factor 3 has protein sequence MSLGTKILNNKEILDAVNKRRNFAIISHPDAGKTTLTEKLLLYGGAIQQAGAVKARGNQRKATSDWMELEKQRGISITSTVLQFEYERSVINLLDTPGHQDFSEDTYRTLAAADNAVMLEDAAKGLEPQTRKLFEVCKMRKIPIFTFINKMDRPGREPFSLLDEIESELGLNTLPINWPIGSGEEFRGVIDRFSREVILFDKAVRGKQSNEKRLSLEDKELSKYVERNLLKNSLEELEVLDEAGSKFEKEKVFNGSLTPVFFGSAMTNFGVRPFLDSFLKMAQKPTSRNSNKGDIEPASDEFSGFVFKLQANMDPKHRDRVAFIRVCSGKFEKDMSVKHSRTGKTIRLSRPQKIFGQDREVVDDAYPGDVIGLNNPGMFSIGDTLYTGAHLEYEGIPSFSPEIFSWLRNPNPSAFKNFRKGVNELREEGAVQILYDFDESKRDPILAAVGQLQLEVVTHRLKSEYGVDANLEAMPYQLARWISDGWPAIEKLGRIFNCKIVKDCWNRPVILFKNEWNLNQFVEDNNQLNLNKVAPVVSGVEPIVL, from the coding sequence ATGAGCTTAGGTACTAAAATTCTAAATAATAAAGAAATACTGGATGCGGTAAATAAAAGAAGAAATTTTGCCATTATTTCACATCCGGATGCTGGGAAAACGACTCTTACTGAGAAGCTTCTTTTGTATGGAGGTGCCATTCAACAGGCAGGAGCAGTAAAAGCTAGGGGTAATCAGAGAAAAGCCACCTCAGACTGGATGGAACTTGAGAAACAAAGAGGTATTTCTATTACATCAACTGTATTGCAATTTGAATATGAAAGATCAGTAATTAATCTATTAGATACACCAGGCCACCAAGATTTCTCCGAAGATACTTATAGAACATTAGCTGCTGCTGATAATGCAGTTATGTTGGAAGATGCTGCTAAAGGACTAGAACCTCAAACTAGAAAATTGTTTGAAGTTTGCAAGATGCGAAAAATACCAATATTTACTTTCATAAATAAGATGGATAGACCAGGAAGAGAGCCATTTTCTTTACTTGATGAAATTGAATCAGAACTTGGATTAAATACCCTACCTATAAACTGGCCAATTGGGAGTGGCGAGGAATTTAGAGGGGTTATTGATAGATTTTCTAGAGAGGTGATTTTATTTGATAAAGCAGTGAGAGGGAAACAATCGAATGAGAAAAGATTAAGTCTTGAAGATAAAGAACTATCAAAATATGTAGAGAGAAATTTACTTAAAAACTCACTTGAAGAATTGGAGGTTCTTGATGAGGCAGGATCTAAATTTGAAAAAGAAAAAGTTTTTAATGGCTCTTTAACCCCAGTTTTCTTTGGATCTGCAATGACTAATTTTGGTGTGAGGCCGTTTTTAGATAGTTTTTTAAAAATGGCACAAAAACCAACTTCAAGAAATAGCAATAAAGGGGACATTGAACCTGCAAGCGATGAATTTAGTGGGTTTGTTTTTAAGCTTCAGGCAAATATGGATCCAAAGCACAGAGATAGGGTTGCTTTTATAAGAGTTTGTAGTGGCAAATTTGAAAAGGATATGTCAGTTAAACATTCCAGAACTGGGAAAACAATAAGATTATCAAGACCACAAAAAATATTTGGGCAAGATAGAGAAGTAGTTGATGATGCCTATCCTGGAGATGTTATTGGTTTAAATAATCCAGGGATGTTTTCTATTGGAGATACTCTTTATACTGGTGCTCATCTTGAATATGAGGGCATACCATCCTTTAGTCCTGAAATATTCAGCTGGCTAAGAAATCCAAATCCCTCAGCATTTAAAAACTTTAGAAAGGGTGTTAATGAACTTCGAGAAGAAGGTGCTGTTCAGATTCTTTATGACTTTGATGAGAGTAAAAGAGACCCTATACTCGCAGCCGTTGGTCAATTGCAGTTGGAGGTAGTAACTCACAGATTAAAAAGTGAATATGGTGTAGATGCAAATCTTGAAGCAATGCCATATCAATTGGCTAGATGGATTTCTGATGGATGGCCAGCCATTGAAAAACTAGGCAGAATATTCAACTGTAAAATAGTTAAAGATTGCTGGAATAGGCCAGTTATTCTTTTCAAAAATGAGTGGAATCTAAATCAATTTGTCGAAGACAATAATCAGTTAAATTTAAACAAAGTTGCGCCCGTTGTTAGTGGAGTCGAACCAATTGTTTTATAA
- a CDS encoding ABC transporter ATP-binding protein, whose translation MLDLKEISYQPQTGERKIIDNLNLKVYENEIILICGNSGSGKTTLLEIISGLTNPQKGKITWKKKILSSRQRRWICGVVFQFPERYFIGTTIGKELKIGHKSLREKNIEIVLNKVGLKKINLTQPPEQLSGGQQRRLAVAVQLLRNPSILLLDEPTAGLDYSMRNDVKNLILNLKNKNTIIIVTHEPALFEGIPSRILFLEKGKIKNFMKENHAG comes from the coding sequence ATGCTTGACTTAAAAGAAATATCTTATCAACCTCAAACTGGTGAAAGAAAAATAATAGATAATTTAAATTTAAAAGTTTATGAAAATGAAATCATTTTAATTTGCGGCAATAGTGGTTCTGGGAAAACAACACTTCTCGAAATAATAAGCGGATTAACAAATCCACAAAAAGGAAAAATCACTTGGAAGAAAAAAATTTTATCTTCTAGACAAAGAAGATGGATTTGTGGAGTAGTATTCCAATTTCCTGAAAGATACTTTATAGGTACAACCATAGGGAAAGAATTAAAAATAGGCCATAAATCTTTAAGAGAAAAAAATATAGAAATAGTTTTAAATAAAGTTGGTTTGAAAAAAATTAATCTGACCCAACCACCAGAACAACTAAGTGGCGGGCAACAAAGGCGATTAGCTGTAGCAGTTCAACTACTTAGAAACCCCTCAATTCTTTTACTTGATGAACCAACTGCTGGATTAGACTATTCAATGAGAAATGATGTAAAGAATTTAATTCTTAATTTAAAAAATAAAAATACAATTATTATTGTTACTCATGAACCTGCCTTATTTGAGGGGATACCTTCTAGGATATTATTCTTGGAAAAAGGGAAAATCAAAAATTTTATGAAAGAAAATCATGCAGGATAG
- a CDS encoding CPP1-like family protein has translation MDSNSNKNNNEKSPYEILGVKEGAAFEDIQKARDIKVKEAGEDLILKAKIESSFDQLLMGSLKARQSGNVSYEAVSASKKEKQINQFPNNNFPLLSKIKNLNNTSNNSSQYSLPKITTPSFDNLSIKISVGLLFLILLFISPDSNNRLLLSISTLILTYTQIKSGKRFIGSLGWSVTFLSIGLIFGGLLENNSFIQEVSNNSLSIQKIQSIPAMVILWLGVIFL, from the coding sequence TTGGATTCAAACAGTAATAAAAATAATAACGAAAAATCACCTTACGAAATTTTAGGTGTAAAAGAAGGCGCTGCTTTTGAGGATATTCAGAAGGCTAGAGATATTAAAGTTAAAGAGGCTGGTGAAGATTTAATTTTAAAAGCGAAAATAGAATCTTCCTTTGATCAATTACTCATGGGGAGTTTGAAAGCCAGGCAATCAGGAAATGTAAGCTATGAAGCTGTGAGTGCCTCAAAAAAAGAAAAACAAATTAATCAATTTCCCAATAACAATTTCCCACTTCTTTCTAAGATAAAAAATTTAAATAATACCTCTAACAATTCAAGTCAGTATAGTCTTCCAAAAATAACTACTCCCTCATTTGATAATCTTTCAATAAAAATATCTGTTGGGCTATTATTTTTAATTTTGTTATTTATCAGTCCAGACTCTAATAATAGACTTTTACTCTCTATCTCAACATTAATACTTACTTATACTCAAATTAAATCGGGGAAAAGATTTATAGGTTCTCTGGGTTGGAGTGTTACCTTTCTCTCAATAGGATTAATATTTGGTGGATTGCTTGAAAATAATTCTTTCATTCAGGAAGTATCAAACAACTCTTTATCAATACAAAAAATTCAAAGTATTCCGGCCATGGTTATTTTATGGCTAGGCGTAATTTTTTTATGA
- a CDS encoding class I SAM-dependent methyltransferase: MERVPEPELMEEKEQVISYDEADFSEGEVNLINQINQYLLKKNISLDEKDLIVDLGCGPGNISQKLAIKWPNTSVVGIDGSKEMILRAEYNKSISNNQKKLKNLRYICSDIKDIKSNNFLFKKRISLLVSNSLIHHITNLEDFFNTIRSLSSNITVNFHKDLKRPLDEKSALELKAQCSTKYNEILTNDYYASLRASYTFKELKNFTLENDLSSLDVFEEGDNYLIVYGNV; this comes from the coding sequence ATGGAAAGAGTCCCCGAACCTGAATTAATGGAAGAAAAAGAGCAGGTCATTTCTTATGACGAAGCTGATTTTTCAGAAGGGGAAGTTAATCTAATTAATCAAATAAATCAATATCTTTTGAAAAAAAATATTTCTTTAGATGAAAAAGATTTAATAGTTGATTTAGGATGCGGGCCAGGAAATATTTCTCAGAAGTTAGCCATAAAATGGCCTAATACTTCAGTCGTAGGAATAGATGGCTCTAAAGAGATGATTTTGAGAGCAGAATATAATAAAAGTATTTCTAATAATCAAAAAAAATTAAAAAATTTACGCTACATTTGTTCTGACATAAAAGATATTAAATCAAATAATTTTTTATTTAAAAAAAGAATTAGTTTACTTGTAAGCAACAGTTTGATTCATCACATTACCAATCTTGAAGATTTCTTCAATACAATAAGAAGTCTATCTAGTAATATCACTGTAAATTTTCACAAGGACTTAAAAAGGCCATTAGATGAAAAGTCTGCTTTAGAACTCAAAGCACAATGTTCAACTAAATATAATGAGATTTTAACTAACGATTATTATGCATCTTTAAGAGCTTCTTATACTTTTAAAGAGTTAAAAAATTTCACCTTAGAGAATGATCTGTCCTCTTTAGATGTGTTTGAAGAAGGTGATAATTATTTAATAGTCTATGGTAATGTTTAA
- the hslO gene encoding Hsp33 family molecular chaperone HslO translates to MQDRIVRATAANGGIRLVAVLTTESSLEAKKRHGLSYLTTCILGRAFSASLLLASSMKIMHGRVTLRVRSDGPLKGLLVDAGRDGKVRGYVGNPNLELDLVKKGNNKYSFDFTKALGKGYLNVIRDSGFGEPFTSTVELVNGNIAEDLASYLYHSEQTPSAVFIGEKIQNKSVICSGGLLAQILPKKDTDPLLISLLEERCKEINSFSEDLFKSKDNLLSLIRNIFPDIDDKSISEKARSQEVSFKCKCSKQRSLSAMKMLDKSELEDILKKDGKAELVCEFCKNKYLINYEEIKSMIENQS, encoded by the coding sequence ATGCAGGATAGGATAGTTCGGGCTACTGCAGCAAATGGAGGAATAAGATTAGTTGCGGTCTTAACAACAGAATCTTCTTTAGAAGCAAAAAAAAGACACGGTCTTTCTTATTTAACCACCTGTATCTTAGGTAGAGCATTTAGTGCTTCACTACTTTTGGCAAGCTCGATGAAGATAATGCATGGAAGAGTTACTTTAAGAGTTAGATCTGACGGACCTTTAAAAGGATTACTAGTTGATGCAGGTAGAGACGGAAAAGTTAGGGGTTATGTAGGAAATCCTAATTTAGAATTAGACCTAGTCAAAAAAGGTAATAATAAATATTCTTTTGATTTTACAAAAGCATTAGGTAAAGGATATTTAAATGTAATTAGAGATAGTGGATTTGGAGAACCCTTTACAAGCACTGTTGAATTAGTAAATGGAAATATTGCTGAAGACTTAGCTTCATATTTATATCATTCAGAGCAAACTCCCTCTGCTGTATTTATAGGAGAAAAAATCCAAAATAAAAGTGTTATTTGTAGTGGAGGCTTATTAGCTCAAATTCTACCTAAAAAAGATACTGACCCACTACTAATCTCACTACTTGAAGAAAGATGTAAAGAAATTAATTCATTCAGCGAAGACTTATTTAAGTCAAAAGATAATCTTCTTTCTTTAATTAGAAATATATTTCCTGATATTGACGATAAATCAATCTCTGAAAAAGCTCGTTCCCAAGAAGTTAGTTTTAAATGCAAGTGTTCCAAACAAAGAAGTTTAAGTGCAATGAAAATGCTTGATAAGAGCGAGTTAGAGGACATCCTCAAGAAAGATGGCAAAGCAGAGTTGGTTTGTGAATTTTGTAAAAATAAATATCTTATAAATTATGAAGAGATTAAATCTATGATAGAAAATCAATCATAA
- a CDS encoding TIGR00297 family protein: MDLIRNQFFIGFFINFILIYIFCKIPLMTKGGWISAGILGTILWGCLSWQGWMSVVIYLIFGSLVTKIGFKFKEEQGIAEKRGGKRGPENVWGSAATGLFLAIMTKFNPANVVMFKIGFAASFAAKLADTFGSEIGKRFGKDTYLITSLKKVDRGTEGGVSLEGTLASFLGSIFMAFVMFLLSIISSKYHLIVVAVSGFLATLSESIIGAKFQNKYKLSNELVNAIQTSIASVFAIFALFLYSYFLS, translated from the coding sequence ATGGATTTAATTAGAAATCAATTTTTTATAGGCTTTTTTATTAATTTCATTTTGATTTATATATTTTGCAAGATTCCTTTGATGACAAAAGGTGGTTGGATTAGTGCGGGTATTCTAGGAACAATTTTGTGGGGCTGTTTGTCTTGGCAGGGATGGATGTCAGTTGTAATTTATTTAATATTTGGATCTCTCGTTACTAAAATAGGTTTTAAATTTAAAGAAGAACAAGGAATAGCTGAAAAAAGAGGTGGGAAAAGAGGTCCTGAAAATGTATGGGGCTCTGCAGCTACAGGATTATTTCTCGCAATTATGACTAAATTTAATCCTGCCAACGTAGTGATGTTTAAAATAGGATTTGCTGCAAGTTTTGCTGCAAAATTAGCGGATACTTTTGGCAGCGAAATTGGGAAAAGGTTTGGGAAGGATACATATTTAATTACTTCACTTAAAAAGGTTGATAGAGGGACAGAAGGAGGAGTCAGTTTAGAAGGGACATTAGCAAGTTTTTTGGGATCAATATTTATGGCCTTTGTAATGTTTCTTCTGTCAATTATTTCTTCAAAATACCATTTAATAGTTGTTGCAGTTTCGGGTTTTTTGGCCACACTTTCTGAGAGTATTATTGGTGCTAAATTTCAAAACAAATATAAATTAAGTAATGAATTAGTAAATGCTATTCAGACAAGTATTGCTTCTGTTTTTGCTATCTTTGCTCTTTTTTTATATTCATATTTTTTAAGTTAA